One region of Ananas comosus cultivar F153 linkage group 9, ASM154086v1, whole genome shotgun sequence genomic DNA includes:
- the LOC109715808 gene encoding protein arv1 homolog isoform X4 codes for MPTPATDRGDAAAAEEAAAGGARRRCVSCGARVGALFVQYSPGNIRLMKCDECKAVADPYIECEFMIILIDLILHKEKAYRHLLFNMLNLESGDIMGILQKSCLIYILLDAFRISFLKSSKDDWDFSTSLPFAIWTCGKQVLMNVLLGSFVFMFIIFLTTRFFLNLSLDMARYKEVLLAILISSYFKLFPILMMIWEFPSSVLFIVEIFVLSSNTVALRESI; via the exons ATGCCAACGCCGGCGACGGATCgcggcgacgccgccgccgccgaggaggcggcggcgggaggagcgcggcggcggTGCGTGAGCTGCGGCGCGCGCGTGGGGGCGCTCTTCGTCCAGTACTCCCCGGGCAACATCCGTTTGATGAAATGC GATGAGTGTAAAGCCGTCGCCGATCCCTACATCGAGTGCGAGTTCATG ATTATTTTGATCGATCTGATTCTGCACAAGGAAAAGGCATATCGTCATTTGCTATTTAATATGCTGAATCTAGAATCCGGCGACATCATG GGAATACTGCAAAAGTCatgtttaatttatattcttttggATGCAT TCAGGATTTCTTTCTTAAAAAGCAGTAAAGACGACTGGGATTTTTCTACGAGCCTTCCTTTTGCTATTTGGACTTGTGGAAAG CAGGTACTGATGAATGTATTGTTGGGAAGCTTTGTATTTATGTTTATAATATTTCTTACCACGAGGTTTTTCCTCAATTTGTCACTTGATATGGCCAG GTACAAAGAGGTTTTGCTGGCCATCCTCATTTCAAGCTACTTCAAGTTGTTTCCTATATTAATGATG atTTGGGAGTTTCCATCTTCGGTTCTTTTCATTGTCGAGATTTTTGTTCTCTCGTCAAATACAGTGGCTTTAAGAG AATCTATTTAA
- the LOC109715808 gene encoding protein arv1 homolog isoform X3 — MPTPATDRGDAAAAEEAAAGGARRRCVSCGARVGALFVQYSPGNIRLMKCDECKAVADPYIECEFMGILQKSCLIYILLDAFRISFLKSSKDDWDFSTSLPFAIWTCGKQVLMNVLLGSFVFMFIIFLTTRFFLNLSLDMARYKEVLLAILISSYFKLFPILMMIWEFPSSVLFIVEIFVLSSNTVALRVATQSPIARCFGVCFVAHAMKFCTEYCLLHRLYGLY; from the exons ATGCCAACGCCGGCGACGGATCgcggcgacgccgccgccgccgaggaggcggcggcgggaggagcgcggcggcggTGCGTGAGCTGCGGCGCGCGCGTGGGGGCGCTCTTCGTCCAGTACTCCCCGGGCAACATCCGTTTGATGAAATGC GATGAGTGTAAAGCCGTCGCCGATCCCTACATCGAGTGCGAGTTCATG GGAATACTGCAAAAGTCatgtttaatttatattcttttggATGCAT TCAGGATTTCTTTCTTAAAAAGCAGTAAAGACGACTGGGATTTTTCTACGAGCCTTCCTTTTGCTATTTGGACTTGTGGAAAG CAGGTACTGATGAATGTATTGTTGGGAAGCTTTGTATTTATGTTTATAATATTTCTTACCACGAGGTTTTTCCTCAATTTGTCACTTGATATGGCCAG GTACAAAGAGGTTTTGCTGGCCATCCTCATTTCAAGCTACTTCAAGTTGTTTCCTATATTAATGATG atTTGGGAGTTTCCATCTTCGGTTCTTTTCATTGTCGAGATTTTTGTTCTCTCGTCAAATACAGTGGCTTTAAGAG TTGCAACTCAATCGCCAATTGCCCGTTGTTTTGGAGTATGCTTTGTCGCACATGCAATGAAGTTCTGTACTGAATATTGCCTGCTGCATCGACTATATGGTTTGTATTag
- the LOC109715808 gene encoding protein arv1 homolog isoform X2 yields MPTPATDRGDAAAAEEAAAGGARRRCVSCGARVGALFVQYSPGNIRLMKCDECKAVADPYIECEFMIILIDLILHKEKAYRHLLFNMLNLESGDIMGILQKSCLIYILLDAFRISFLKSSKDDWDFSTSLPFAIWTCGKVLMNVLLGSFVFMFIIFLTTRFFLNLSLDMARYKEVLLAILISSYFKLFPILMMIWEFPSSVLFIVEIFVLSSNTVALRVATQSPIARCFGVCFVAHAMKFCTEYCLLHRLYGLY; encoded by the exons ATGCCAACGCCGGCGACGGATCgcggcgacgccgccgccgccgaggaggcggcggcgggaggagcgcggcggcggTGCGTGAGCTGCGGCGCGCGCGTGGGGGCGCTCTTCGTCCAGTACTCCCCGGGCAACATCCGTTTGATGAAATGC GATGAGTGTAAAGCCGTCGCCGATCCCTACATCGAGTGCGAGTTCATG ATTATTTTGATCGATCTGATTCTGCACAAGGAAAAGGCATATCGTCATTTGCTATTTAATATGCTGAATCTAGAATCCGGCGACATCATG GGAATACTGCAAAAGTCatgtttaatttatattcttttggATGCAT TCAGGATTTCTTTCTTAAAAAGCAGTAAAGACGACTGGGATTTTTCTACGAGCCTTCCTTTTGCTATTTGGACTTGTGGAAAG GTACTGATGAATGTATTGTTGGGAAGCTTTGTATTTATGTTTATAATATTTCTTACCACGAGGTTTTTCCTCAATTTGTCACTTGATATGGCCAG GTACAAAGAGGTTTTGCTGGCCATCCTCATTTCAAGCTACTTCAAGTTGTTTCCTATATTAATGATG atTTGGGAGTTTCCATCTTCGGTTCTTTTCATTGTCGAGATTTTTGTTCTCTCGTCAAATACAGTGGCTTTAAGAG TTGCAACTCAATCGCCAATTGCCCGTTGTTTTGGAGTATGCTTTGTCGCACATGCAATGAAGTTCTGTACTGAATATTGCCTGCTGCATCGACTATATGGTTTGTATTag
- the LOC109715808 gene encoding protein arv1 homolog isoform X1 codes for MPTPATDRGDAAAAEEAAAGGARRRCVSCGARVGALFVQYSPGNIRLMKCDECKAVADPYIECEFMIILIDLILHKEKAYRHLLFNMLNLESGDIMGILQKSCLIYILLDAFRISFLKSSKDDWDFSTSLPFAIWTCGKQVLMNVLLGSFVFMFIIFLTTRFFLNLSLDMARYKEVLLAILISSYFKLFPILMMIWEFPSSVLFIVEIFVLSSNTVALRVATQSPIARCFGVCFVAHAMKFCTEYCLLHRLYGLY; via the exons ATGCCAACGCCGGCGACGGATCgcggcgacgccgccgccgccgaggaggcggcggcgggaggagcgcggcggcggTGCGTGAGCTGCGGCGCGCGCGTGGGGGCGCTCTTCGTCCAGTACTCCCCGGGCAACATCCGTTTGATGAAATGC GATGAGTGTAAAGCCGTCGCCGATCCCTACATCGAGTGCGAGTTCATG ATTATTTTGATCGATCTGATTCTGCACAAGGAAAAGGCATATCGTCATTTGCTATTTAATATGCTGAATCTAGAATCCGGCGACATCATG GGAATACTGCAAAAGTCatgtttaatttatattcttttggATGCAT TCAGGATTTCTTTCTTAAAAAGCAGTAAAGACGACTGGGATTTTTCTACGAGCCTTCCTTTTGCTATTTGGACTTGTGGAAAG CAGGTACTGATGAATGTATTGTTGGGAAGCTTTGTATTTATGTTTATAATATTTCTTACCACGAGGTTTTTCCTCAATTTGTCACTTGATATGGCCAG GTACAAAGAGGTTTTGCTGGCCATCCTCATTTCAAGCTACTTCAAGTTGTTTCCTATATTAATGATG atTTGGGAGTTTCCATCTTCGGTTCTTTTCATTGTCGAGATTTTTGTTCTCTCGTCAAATACAGTGGCTTTAAGAG TTGCAACTCAATCGCCAATTGCCCGTTGTTTTGGAGTATGCTTTGTCGCACATGCAATGAAGTTCTGTACTGAATATTGCCTGCTGCATCGACTATATGGTTTGTATTag